In a single window of the Larimichthys crocea isolate SSNF chromosome XVII, L_crocea_2.0, whole genome shotgun sequence genome:
- the matk gene encoding megakaryocyte-associated tyrosine-protein kinase, which produces MSWAAGTQCVAKGDNKKPKPGELAYHKGDIITIVDTSTKKGYYKAKHNTTGEEGLINSTNVREREALRVDPSLSLMPWFHGKISGPEAVCKLQPAEDGLYLVRESIRHPGDYVLCVSVSGEVIHYRVIYQDNKLTIDNMQYFYNLIDMIEFYSKNKGSIATTLLKPKQKQGTKSAELELSKTGWLLDITKLKLGENIGEGEFGAVYEGEYMGQRVAVKTIKCDVTAQAFLQETTVMTKLQHKNLVRLLGVILHKGLHIVTELMTKGNLVNFLRTRGRSVVNSAQLLRFALDVCEGMEYLESKKLIHRDLAARNVLVSDDNVAKVSDFGLTKVDSKVSDNAKLPVKWTAPEALKKEKFSTKSDVWSYGVLLWETFSYGRQPYPKMSLKEVKERVEGGYRMESPEECPPGVYSLMRICWEQEPRKRPTFHKLREKLEREMGKCSPGPGS; this is translated from the exons atgagCTGGGCTGCTGGTACTCAGTGTGTAGCTAAGGGGGACAACAAGAAACCAAAACCTGGTGAACTGGCCTATCACAAAGGAGATATCATCACTATTGTTGACACAAGCACG AAAAAGGGATACTACAAGGCCAAACATAACAccacaggagaggagggacTCATAAACTCCACCAATGTGCGTGAAAGAGAGGCTCTGCGTGTGGACCCCAGCCTCAGTCTCATGCC TTGGTTTCACGGGAAGATCTCCGGTCCAGAGGCGGTGTGTAAGCTGCAGCCGGCTGAGGACGGCCTGTACCTGGTCCGAGAGTCCATTAGACATCCGGGCGACTACGTCCTATGTGTCAGTGTCTCTGGAGAGGTCATCCACTACCGTGTGATTTATCAGGACAACAAGCTGACCATCGACAACATGCAGTATTTCTACAACCTCATTGACATGATAGAG ttttactcAAAGAACAAAGGCTCCATTGCTACAACTCTTCTGAAgcccaaacaaaaacaaggaaccAAGTCAGCTGAGCTCGAGCTGTCGAAAA ctggatGGTTGCTGGACATTACAAAGCTCAAACTGGGGGAGAATATCGGAGAGGGGGAGTTCGGTG CTGTTTATGAAGGAGAGTATATGGGCCAGAGGGTGGCAGTAAAGACCATtaaatgtgatgtcacagctcagGCCTTCCTGCAGGAGACCACAGTCATGAC GAAACTCCAACATAAAAATTTGGTGCGGTTGTTGGGAGTCATTCTTCACAAAGGGCTTCATATTGTCACAGAGCTCATGACTAAG GGAAACCTTGTTAACTTTCTCAGGACGAGGGGACGTTCAGTCGTAAACTCGGCCCAGCTGCTCCGCTTTGCTCT tgatgtgtgtgaggggatggAATACCTGGAGTCCAAGAAGTTGATTCACAGAGATTTGGCAGCTCGTAACGTGCTGGTCTCTGACGACAACGTGGCCAAGGTCAGCGACTTTGGTCTGACCAAGGTGGACTCAAAAGTGTCAGATAACGCCAAACTGCCAGTCAAATGGACGGCACCCGAAGCTCTGAAAAAAGAG AAATTCTCCACAAAGTCAGATGTTTGGAGCTACGGTGTTCTGCTGTGGGAGACCTTCTCTTATGGACGTCAACCTTACCCCAAGATG TCtctgaaggaggtgaaggagagagtGGAGGGGGGCTATCGCATGGAGTCTCCAGAGGAATGTCCCCCTGGTGTTTACTCCCTGATGAGGATATGCTGGGAGCAGGAGCCACGCAAGAGACCCACTTTCCACAAACTGAGGGAGAAACTTGAGCGAGAAATGGGTAAATGCAGCCCGGGTCCTGGGTCGTAG
- the rx1 gene encoding retinal homeobox protein Rx1: MHLSLDTMSMVDDSCLSPSNFHEMGKGGGIAMGGHVHSIDVILGFSKDQDPMVSPGGAPTLHKVDLGGLAEPGKQQEPSSHPTYSGHLSSLRNGSPEQQYHDTDLFTNKCDEELSELRKSVESDEGKSPEPCKDNQPKKKHRRNRTTFTTYQLHELERAFEKSHYPDVYSREELAMKVNLPEVRVQVWFQNRRAKWRRQEKMDASTMKLHDSPMLSFNRSAPVHTSMGPITNSLPLDPWLSSPLSSTTPVHSIPGFMGPTQGLQPSYPSHGFLNSTPHPHPHTHPHPSMSQGLQSMAPPPYQCSAPYPDKYPLEDVDQRSSSIAALRMKAKEHIQYMDKTWQPM, from the exons ATGCATTTATCACTGGATACCATGAGCATGGTGGACGACAGCTGCCTCTCACCCAGCAACTTCCACGAAATGGGGAAAGGTGGGGGCATCGCTATGGGGGGCCACGTCCACAGCATTGATGTCATTTTAGGTTTCAGTAAAGACCAGGACCCCATGGTCAGCCCTGGTGGGGCCCCAACACTACATAAAGTGGACTTAGGTGGCCTGGCAGAGCCTGGGAAGCAGCAGGAGCCCTCGTCACATCCGACCTACAGTGGGCACCTTTCCTCTCTGAGGAATGGCAGCCCGGAGCAGCAGTACCACG ATACTGATCTATTCACAAACAAGTGTGATGAAGAACTGAGTGAGCTGAGGAAGAGTGTAGAGAGTGATGAAGGCAAATCCCCGGAGCCATGCAAGGACAATCAGCCCAAGAAGAAGCACAGACGCAACCGCACCACCTTCACCACCTACCAGCTGCATGAACTGGAGCGTGCCTTTGAGAAATCCCACTACCCAGACGTGTACAGCCGTGAGGAGCTCGCCATGAAGGTGAACCTCCCGGAGGTCCGAGTTCAG GTCTGGTTCCAGAACCGCAGAGCTAAATGGCGTCGTCAGGAAAAAATGGACGCCAGCACTATGAAGCTCCACGACTCGCCCATGCTGTCCTTCAACCGCTCAGCACCAGTTCACACCAGCATGGGTCCAATAACCAACTCCCTCCCCTTGGATCCGTGGCTGTCCTCTCCCCTGTCCAGCACTACACCAGTCCACAGCATCCCGGGCTTCATGGGTCCAACTCAAGGTCTCCAGCCCAGCTATCCCAGCCACGGCTTCCTTAACTccactcctcatcctcatcctcacacTCATCCTCATCCGTCCATGAGCCAGGGGTTACAGAGTATGGCTCCTCCTCCCTACCAGTGTTCGGCACCATACCCTGATAAA